The following proteins come from a genomic window of Bacteroidota bacterium:
- a CDS encoding AMP-binding protein: protein MDTLQWLNHKGLMMVQGNEQVNYEQFCEKVIVRAKEHERLNLPRTIALKADYSINYWVDFFTLLYNKHIVFPYLGQTPTYPWLEGVYANGSIIIIKDLERYEELDAFASTQQAGLVLETSGTSGNKKVVLHNFNIIAQKYTKLHRKFKTVLVFSPEHISGIETLLSIIIPGGTIIIPTDQSINTICTTIAAEKIDLLACTPSFIRLVMVSGNIEKLKSIQILNLGGERSDEKLLYKLQECLPHTHIHQAFGTTETTNIRTYSQEGSIYFKPGKEGEDYMIKEDILWLKTTPSIICFIIGKPIIENGWICTNDRVEQDNEGYIKILGRKEDTINIGGEKVDPAEVENTIIKMGGIISVKVYGEEDMIMGKKLVAHIYIEKGQTLTKQAIVQFCKILLPDYKIPVKFHIRTDLALTSRLKITHT, encoded by the coding sequence ATGGACACGCTACAATGGCTCAATCACAAAGGACTTATGATGGTTCAAGGCAATGAGCAAGTTAACTACGAACAGTTTTGTGAAAAAGTTATTGTAAGAGCCAAAGAACATGAGCGTCTTAACTTGCCTCGCACCATAGCCCTAAAAGCAGACTATAGCATTAATTATTGGGTCGACTTTTTTACACTGCTATATAATAAGCATATAGTTTTTCCTTACCTGGGGCAAACGCCTACATACCCTTGGCTTGAGGGAGTGTATGCAAACGGAAGTATTATAATAATAAAAGATTTAGAAAGATACGAAGAGCTCGATGCGTTTGCCTCAACCCAGCAAGCAGGCTTGGTATTAGAAACCTCAGGTACCTCGGGCAATAAGAAAGTGGTATTGCACAACTTTAATATTATTGCACAAAAGTATACAAAACTGCACCGCAAGTTTAAAACAGTTTTGGTGTTTAGCCCCGAGCATATTTCGGGTATAGAAACTTTGTTAAGTATTATAATACCGGGCGGCACTATTATAATACCCACCGACCAAAGCATAAATACAATCTGTACTACCATTGCCGCCGAAAAAATAGACCTTCTGGCTTGCACCCCGTCGTTCATTAGACTAGTTATGGTTTCGGGCAATATAGAAAAACTTAAAAGTATACAAATACTAAACCTGGGTGGCGAACGCAGCGATGAGAAACTATTATATAAGTTGCAAGAATGTCTTCCACATACGCACATTCACCAAGCCTTTGGCACTACGGAGACCACTAATATTAGAACCTATTCGCAAGAGGGAAGTATATATTTCAAACCTGGAAAAGAAGGAGAGGATTATATGATAAAAGAAGATATATTGTGGTTAAAAACTACACCCAGTATTATATGTTTTATAATAGGCAAACCTATAATAGAAAATGGATGGATATGCACCAATGACAGAGTGGAACAAGACAACGAAGGTTATATAAAAATACTCGGTCGTAAAGAAGACACCATCAATATAGGAGGCGAAAAAGTAGACCCTGCCGAAGTTGAAAATACTATTATAAAAATGGGTGGTATTATATCGGTAAAAGTATATGGTGAAGAAGATATGATTATGGGCAAAAAACTAGTAGCACATATCTATATAGAAAAAGGGCAAACACTCACCAAACAAGCCATCGTGCAGTTTTGTAAAATCCTTTTGCCCGACTACAAAATACCTGTAAAATTTCACATACGCACCGATTTGGCCCTAACTTCGCGGCTCAAAATAACACATACATGA